The Posidoniimonas polymericola genome includes the window GCCCCGCGTCGCCTGCCTGAAGAGATGATGCGCCGCCCGTCGCCCGCGGAGAGCTTTGTTGGCTAGCCGCGGCCTACGCTTCGGCCGGGCGATTGGCTATCCTGTGGGGGCTCGAATCCCCTCATCCCAACTATCAGCCCGCCGTGCCGAATTACGCCGATACGCTCGCCGAACTTGTCCGCAGCCACAAGAGCCCGCTGGTCGTCGGCATCGATCCGCGGTGGGACCAGCTGCCCGACGCGCTGCGTCAGGGGGAATCGCTCGCCGACAAGGCCGAGGCGTACCGGCGGTTCTCGATCGGCGTGATCGAGGCCGTGGCCGAAATTGTCCCCGCGGTCAAGCCGCAGGCGGCGTTCTTCGAGGAACTCGGCCCTGCCGGAATGGCCGCCCTCGGCGACGTCATCGCCCGCGCCCACGGCAACCGGATCCAGGTCATCCTCGACGGCAAGCGGAACGACATCGGCTCTACCGCCGAGGCCTACGCCCGCGGCATCCTGGGCCGCGAGAGCCCGTGGGGCGCCGACTCGCTAACGGTCAGCCCCTACCTGGGCGATGACAGCCTGGCGCCGTTTGTCACCACCGCCATCGAACGCGACGCCGGGCTGTACGTGCTGGTCAAAACTTCCAACCCCGGCGGCAAGCTCTGGCAGGACCAGCTCATTGACGGCAAGCCGCTGTACCGGCTGGTCGGCGAGCACGTTGAGCACCTGGCCGAGAAGACCGCCGGCGAATGCGGCTACGGGATCGTCGGCGCGGTGGTCGGGGCGACCTACCCCGAGCAGCTCGCGGAACTCCGCCAGGCGATGCCGCACACCTGGTTCCTGGTGCCCGGCTTCGGCGCCCAGGGGGGCGCCGCCGCGGACGTCGCGGGGGCGTTCGACCAGAACGGCCTGGGGGCTGTCGTAAATAGCAGCCGCGGTGTGATCTTTGCCTACAACCGCCCCGAGTACGAGCGTTTCGGCCAGGCCCGCTGGCAGGAAGCCGTCCAGCAGGCCGCCCGTGACGCCACCGACCAGCTCCGCGACGCCACGCCGGCGGGCTCGCTGTAGCGGCCGCCGACAGCCTCACGAGCCAGCTCACGGGCCACCTTCTAGGCCGGCTCACGGTGCGGCTCTCGTTTTTTCTCGAAACCCACCGCCAAGGCAGGGGTTCAGAATCTAGACGCCCGAGCCACGACCTCGCCCGGTCTCGGCGGCCCGTTGGCCGCTTGCTGGCGACGCGTGTGCGGGCCTTATCGAACACAGGAGCTTTCAAGATGCGGAACATGATGATTGCGTTGACGGCCGTGCTGGTCGTGGCGTTGGCGGCGACAGACGTGATGGCCCAAGGCCGCGGTGGTCGCGGCGGCGGCTTTGGCGGGCGCGGCGGCGGTGGCGGGCAGATGGGCGCCATTCGCCTGCTCAGCGTCGAGAAGGTGGCCCAGGAGATTGGGCTGACCGACGAGCAGTCCGCCGAGATCCGCGAGTTTGCTCAAGAGCAGCGTGGCTCGCGCCCGCAGCGGGGCAACTTCCGTGACATGACCGACGAAGAACGCCAGAAGATGCGTGACGAGCGCGCCGCGCAGCAGACCGAGCAGCAGAAGGCCGAAACCGAGAAACTGGCGAAGATCCTTGACGAGGGTCAGCTAAAACGGCTTGAGGAGATTAAGCTCCAGATTCAGGGCGCCGGGGCGCTGCTGGTTGCGGACGTGCAGTCGAAGCTGGGCCTCTCAAGCGAGACCGTGTCCGCCCTCGAGAAGGCGGCCGCGAAGAACCGCGAAGAGATGATGTCGCTGTTCCGCTCCGGCGACCGCGACGGCTTCCGCGAGAAGGCGACCGAAATGCGGGCCTCGATGGAAAAAGAGATGCTCGGCCTGCTCACCAGCACCGAGCAGGAGCAGTTCACCGCGATGCAGGGCGAGAAGCTTGATGTCTCGATGCAGGATTTGATGGGCGGCCGCGGTCAGGGTGGCCAGAACGCCCGTGGCAATCGCGGCAACCGCGGTCAGGGAGGTCGGCCGCAGCGGGATGGCGGTTCGGAGCTCGAGTAGCCCGATCGCCGGGCGCCAGACCAATCGGTTACGGCGCGTCAGCAAGAACCAGTAACGAAGCGTCGCGGGGCCCGGCCCCGCGACGCTTTTTTGTGTTTGTCTTGGGACTGCGTCGCGGCAGACTCGCCGTGATCTACCACCGCCCGCCACGCAGACCGGCGGCCGCCGAGGCGAGCACGGTCGCCGAACTAATCGGCATCAAGACCGCGGCGACCAGCGGCGTGATCAATCCCGCGGCGGCCAGCGAGACCGCGACCACATTGTAGGTCAGCGAGATCGCCAGGTTCCGGCGGACCACCTGCATCGCCCGCCGCGACAGCCGCGTCAGTTCGACCAGCGGCGCGAGCCCGTCTTCAGCGAGGTAGACGTCGGCCGCGGCGAGCGAGGCCTCGACCCCGCCGTGCACCGCGACGCCCACATCGGCCGCCGCCAACGCGGCAGCGTCGTTGACGCCGTCGCCAACCATGACGGTCGGGCCCCGCTGATCGTCGCGTTGTCGCACGATCCCGAGCTTCGCTTCGGGGGTCATGATCGGGTGGGCCCGCTCGTTGGGGACGCCCACCTGTTGGGCGACGAGCTTCACCACCTCCGGCGCGTCGCCCGACAGGATGCTTGGCTCCCAGCCGAGCTCGGCGAGCTGGCGGAGCGCCTCGCCGGCATCAGGGCGGGTCTGATCGGCCAGGGCGGCAAGCCCAAGGAATTGGTCGTCGACGGCGATCAGCACCACCGTCTGCCCTAGGGCCTGGTGCTCGTAGACGGTGTCTTTCCACAGGTCGCCGATTGAAATGCCCCGCCGGCGGAAGTAGCTCGGCGCGCCGATCGAAAGCCGCTTGCCGCCGTGCTCCGCGGTGAGGCCGCCGTCGCCACGCTCTTGGATATCTGAGAGCGGCGGGCCGCCCTGCCCCTCGTCATCGGACTCGAACGCCTGCCGCAGCGCCACCCCAACCGGGTGCTGCGAGTCGTGCTCGGCGCCGGCCACGACCTCCTTGAGCCAGTCGGGGCCGATCCACTGCACCACGCTCGGCCGGCCGGCGGTGATGGTGCCGGTCTTGTCGAGCAGCAGCCGGCCGCTCGTGGCGAGCCGCTCGATCGCGCGGGCGTCCTTGACAAGCATATTGCGGCGGGCGGCGGACCCGAGCGCCATCGCCATGGTGAGCGGCGTCGCGAGGCCGAGCGCGCAAGGGCAGGCGACAATCAGCAGCGCGACCGTGTGATCCACTGCCACGGCGCCGCCCGCGTGGGCCCACCAACCGGCCAGCGTGACCAGCGACAGGCCGGCCACCACCGCCACGAACCACCCCGCGACCCGGTCGGCGAACTGCACGATCGGCGGCTTCTCCCGCACGCCCTGATCGACCAGACGCATCAGGCCGCCGACGCGGGACTCCTCGCCGGCGGCGAGCACGCGGACCCGGAGCACGCCGCCCAGGTTCTGGGCCCCGGCGAACACCTTGTCGCCGACGCCGACCGCCACCGGCCGCGACTCGCCGGTCAGCAGCGCCTGGTTGATCGAGGACTCGCCCTCTTCGACCGCCCCGTCGGCCGGGATCAGATCGCCGGAGCGGACCTCGACCAGCTCGCCGAACACCAGCGAGTCGGACGGCCGCTGCACGACCTCATCGCCCTGCACGACGCGGCAGCTCGACGGGGCGAACGAGAACATGAGGTTGACGGCCTCGTCTGCACGGCGTTGCTGCCGTGCCTGGAACCACCGGCCGACCAGCAGCAGGAAGACCAGCACCGACAGCGAATCGAAGTAGATGTCGCCCCGGTTGAGCACCGTGTTGACCAACCCGGCGGCCCCGCCGACGCTCAACGCCAGCGCGATCGGCAGGTCGAGGCTCGGCCGCCGCGTGCGGAGAGACGCCCAAGCGCCGCGGAAAAAAATGGCCCCCGGCCACGCGAGCGAGGCTAGGCCAAGGCCGGCGCTGACCCAGCGGAACAGCAGTTGAAAGTGTGCCTCGATGCCCGAGAACAAGCCCGCGTACAGCGCTAGCGCCAGCAGCATGCTGTTGGCGGCCAGCGCGCCGGCCACGCCGAG containing:
- the pyrF gene encoding orotidine-5'-phosphate decarboxylase, whose amino-acid sequence is MPNYADTLAELVRSHKSPLVVGIDPRWDQLPDALRQGESLADKAEAYRRFSIGVIEAVAEIVPAVKPQAAFFEELGPAGMAALGDVIARAHGNRIQVILDGKRNDIGSTAEAYARGILGRESPWGADSLTVSPYLGDDSLAPFVTTAIERDAGLYVLVKTSNPGGKLWQDQLIDGKPLYRLVGEHVEHLAEKTAGECGYGIVGAVVGATYPEQLAELRQAMPHTWFLVPGFGAQGGAAADVAGAFDQNGLGAVVNSSRGVIFAYNRPEYERFGQARWQEAVQQAARDATDQLRDATPAGSL
- a CDS encoding heavy metal translocating P-type ATPase; the protein is MPVAALKEQTVTQPSTACDHCGLPVPKGLIEPAAERQFCCNGCRTVYDMIHANGLDRYYRLRESVAAKPRRGSATRERYAAFDSEQFLASQTRETATGRRVADLRLEGVHCAACLWLVERLPDVLPGVAEARLSLRASLVRVTWDPAAVPLSKVAQTLDRLGYPSHAAAGVSSEEVRRQEERRQMVRLGVAGALAANSMLLALALYAGLFSGIEAHFQLLFRWVSAGLGLASLAWPGAIFFRGAWASLRTRRPSLDLPIALALSVGGAAGLVNTVLNRGDIYFDSLSVLVFLLLVGRWFQARQQRRADEAVNLMFSFAPSSCRVVQGDEVVQRPSDSLVFGELVEVRSGDLIPADGAVEEGESSINQALLTGESRPVAVGVGDKVFAGAQNLGGVLRVRVLAAGEESRVGGLMRLVDQGVREKPPIVQFADRVAGWFVAVVAGLSLVTLAGWWAHAGGAVAVDHTVALLIVACPCALGLATPLTMAMALGSAARRNMLVKDARAIERLATSGRLLLDKTGTITAGRPSVVQWIGPDWLKEVVAGAEHDSQHPVGVALRQAFESDDEGQGGPPLSDIQERGDGGLTAEHGGKRLSIGAPSYFRRRGISIGDLWKDTVYEHQALGQTVVLIAVDDQFLGLAALADQTRPDAGEALRQLAELGWEPSILSGDAPEVVKLVAQQVGVPNERAHPIMTPEAKLGIVRQRDDQRGPTVMVGDGVNDAAALAAADVGVAVHGGVEASLAAADVYLAEDGLAPLVELTRLSRRAMQVVRRNLAISLTYNVVAVSLAAAGLITPLVAAVLMPISSATVLASAAAGLRGGRW